A genome region from Arachis duranensis cultivar V14167 chromosome 6, aradu.V14167.gnm2.J7QH, whole genome shotgun sequence includes the following:
- the LOC107493763 gene encoding uncharacterized protein LOC107493763: MREALEPISFFLLTEIRASLSFSLLKKNGNPSLYHHRKPQGLYHHRKPQGVSHCHRPSQSVASLRLSVRRCSPKKNPCSFSQFHQLQMRCLCSTSIALPLFYQALQPSFVPVSSPMSSSSSSSFVLHLSLICV; encoded by the exons aTGCGTGAAGCTCTAGAGCCCATCTCTTTCTTTCTCCTCACAGAAATCAGAGCAAGCTTAAGCTTCTCTCTTCTAAAGAAAAATGGAAACCCTAGCCTCTACCACCACCGCAAGCCGCAAGGCCTCTACCACCACCGGAAGCCGCAAGGAGTGAGCCACTGCCACCGTCCGTCGCAGTCAGTGGCTTCTCTCCGTTTGTCTGTTCGTCGGTGTTCTCCAAAGAAAAACCCATGTTCGTTCTCACAGTTTCACCAGTTGCAG ATGCGTTGCCTCTGTTCCACTTCTATCGCGCTGCCTCTGTTCTACCAGGCTCTCCAACCGTCGTTTGTTCCAGTTTCGTCGCCTATGTCTTCTAGTTCGAGTTCCTCATTTGTGCTCCATCTCTCCCTCATTTGTGTTTGA